The DNA window AATTGAAGGTCTGATTTGTCTGCTAAGAGAATATTCTTGTATAATTCTAACAGTCTGTCTGAAATTCTTGTCTCCAGTCACGTAGTCAACAATTTCTAGTTTTTTAGCCACTTTCATAATCCCTAAATCTGGTTTCACACAGTCGTAACCAATGTCTAAGAGAAAATGAAGCAAAGGAATCGTTGACTGAAGCAAAGGGATTTTGTTGTCTTTTAATGTCGCCAAAAGTTTGTCAAACCCAATCCAGAAATCTTTAATGTCGTTTCCGGATTTAATTGTCTTCGGAATGTTCATCCCGTTAAGAATTATCGCAAAAGAACCAATTTGTTTTATCTTTCTCGCCAAGCTTACAATATGAAAAAGTTTGGTTTGTTGTCTAATTCCTTTCAGGGATTCCCAATGATTATCGACAATGTCGCAAGGATTCATTTTTACAACCCTCTCAATGTTAAAATTATCAAATACATTGTCGTACTTTCCAGATTTTAGAAGTCTCTCGACAATCTCTGAGTCTGAAAACTGACTATAAGCGATTAAATGAGAAAGTGTTCTTAATATTTCGTTGTCGTCAAGCAACGGTGAAACCGATTTATCTTCTCGTTTACTCTTTTCTTCACTAAATAAAGGTTCAATTTTAAAGCGGTCGACTCTTTCAATTAAGTTGTCAATATTGCTAAAGATATTTGTTTTTTTTAAACGGTCAACTTTTCCAATGGAGTTGTTAATGTCGATAAATATTTTTGCTTTCTCTGTCATTTTATTCCTGTCTGTTTTTTTTGTAGGTTTTTGACTAACGTTCACGTAAGTTTCAGAATTTCAATAGTTGCCTTTACGTGGCTAACATTGTCAATCGGCTATTTTCGTTTTTTTGGATTGCACTTAACTACCCATAGAATTAGCAATAAAATTTTACTCATGAAATATCTATTTTTTAAGGTCAAATATTTCTTTGTATTATCACACAAAAAAAATCTGCACAAAACTATACTTATTTTATAGAAATAATGGCATCGCTTTAGTCCAAATAAAGCACCCGTTTTGCCCATTTTGCATTGCGGAACTGTCTTCGACTCAACACATTAACAGTGCGTAGACTTTTGTTGCTTAATAGCGGCTGTTTTTCAACGACACTAAGGAGTTGTTAAACCAATATTAAAGTTTGTATAGCATCAGTTTAGTCATTGCAAAACGTATCATATTTTCCCTTGTATCAGTAAGAAACTCGAAATCTTTGGAAAGCCTTCGATAACTTTCAAACCATGCAAAAGTTCCTTCAACTATTCAGCATTCGGGTATAACTAGAACAGAAAGGTATTTTTCTTTAATACGATATATGCAATTGAAAAACCCTCAGAAGAATTATCTTCTACATTTGAAAGGTGCAAATTTGAACTGATGGGCTTTCTATAAATGCTGATTCTGGGTTTGATTCTAAAAATATTCGTTCGGCTTGTAACAAATGGAGTATTATTCCCAATGTTTGGAGAAACAAAAGATTAGTATTTATTGGATGATTTCAATACCGACTAAGGAAGCCAATTTACGAGTAATATTTTTATCAAGAAGCTGAAAAAGAGCGTGACAAAAATATCAATGAACGAAAATGTTCGTGCCTTGGACAATATTTTCGTTGAAAGATTATGGAGAAGCGTAAAATATGAGAACGTGTATGAAAATGGATTTCCTTTGTAGAAAGGATTTAATGACTATTTTTCATTTTTATAATGATGAAAGATTACATCAATTATTGGATTGTTAAACGCCAAAACAGAAATATGAACTAGCGGTCTAAAACGAGAATAACTTTTTATAGCATTGGAAGCCAAAAGATATTTCCCGTTTTGTCCGAACTAATTTGCAGCAACAAAACATATCTTAACTTGCTGTTAAATTGTCCTAGCATTGGGGAGTACTATAGATTTACTACGCAAACAAAGGTTTATCATTGAAAGAACTAGTGTGTAGATTGATAGTTTCATATCCCCTCGTAATAAGACTTGAAAGCTTAATACTAAAATGATTCTTTTCATTTTAGTGTTAGAAATTGATTCCAATTTATGGTCAATAAAAAAAGTTGCAGTAAAATTACCGCAACTTTTATTTTTTCGTTAGCACTGTTTTGCAATCAGTTAGGTGCCTAAATATATTATTCTATTTCATCTTGTTTCAGCGTTCTGACATATTCAGATGGCGACATACCAAATTCTTCCCTAAATTGCTTAGCAAAGCGCTTAGGCGAGTTAAATCCAACCTGAAAAGCTATTTGTGAAATTTGTAACTGACTTTTTTCCAGAAGTTGTTTCCCTCTTTTCAATCTCACCAGCTTAATAAATTCCAATGGACTCTTACCTGTTATTGCAATTAGTTTTCTATACAAATGACTATGACTTAACCCTAATACTTCGCACAGCACTTCTACACTAAAGTCCGGATCACCAATATTTGTCTCAACAGTTTGTATAGCTTTCTCAATTAGTTTTTCGTCTAAAGATGAAATAGTAATCTCACTTGGTTTAACTTCTAACTTTTGATTAAACGTTTTGTGTGATTTCAAACTCCATTCAAAAAATTTCAATATCCTCAACTTCAATATATCCAGATTAAATGGTTTGGTAACATAATCATCGGCACCTATTTCGAGACCTTCTATTTTATGTTCATCGGCTGTTTTTGCTGTTAGCAAAATAACCGGAATATGAGACCATTCAATGTTTGTTTTGATTTGCCTACAAAGTTCAATCCCATCCATTACCGGCATCATTATGTCACTTACTACAATATTTACATCATTTTGCGTCAGGAACGCCAATGCTTCCTGTCCATCGTTAGCAATGAGTACCGAATAGTCATTCATCAAATTATCATGAATAAACTCACATAAATCCTGATTGTCATCTACAAATAATAGAACAGGCATTTGCGGGTATATTTCTTCATGCTGAGGGTCTTGATACTCTTCTACATATTCATCCTCGGAAGTAACCTTAACAGCAGTAGTTTCAATTAGCGGGAAACGCAAAGTAAAAATACAACCACTTGGCTTATTATCAGTAATGTCAATTGAGCCTTTATGAAGTTTGATATATTCGCTAACTATATGTAACCCAATGCCACTTCCTGTTTTTCTTGAATTGTTCGATGTTTGGTAGAACCTATTGAAGACCAATTCTTTATCCTCGTTACTGATACCTATGCCATTATCAGACACACTTATACAGACATCTGTCTCAACTATGAACAGGTTTAATTTAATAATTCCACCATTGGGAGTGTATTTAAATGCGTTTGACAACAAATTCACAATTGACTTATACATTTTATCCTGGTCGTACTCCACCCATAAGTTTTCATGACTATTGTTCAATATAAAATTAATTTTTCGCTCTGTGGCATAAACAGCAAATAAAGAATAAATCTCTCTAACCAAATCAACAATATTCCCGGGTTTTAAATGCAGTACTTCAGCACCCACATCCAGTTTCCGAAAATCAAGTAATGAGTTTATTAATGACAAAAGTTGTTGTGCATTTTTGAACATTACTTCAAGTTTCTTCTTCAAACTATCATCTGTTATATCTTTTAACAATGTTTGCAAAGGGGTTATGATAAGTGTTAGAGGAGTACGCAGGTCATGACTAATGTTTGTAAAAAACCTCAATTTCATTTCATTGATTTGTTGTTCAAGTTTCATTTGGTGTCTTCGTTGTCCTCTATAAATTAGAAACAGAACAATTGCCAAAGCAACTAATATGTAAAGCATAACAGCCCAAGAAGAGTAATAAAAAGGAGGTGCAACGTTTATTAACAACACTTTTGCTTCATTATTCCAAATACCTTCACTATTACAAGCTTCTATCAGCAATCTATACTTTCCTGTAGGTAAGGATGTTATTACAATTTCATTCCTTATGGTTGTTACCCATTGATTGGTAAATCCATCAATTTTGTATCTGTATTTAACTTTGTTAGCATTTATCAAATCTACTGTTGTAAATTCCAATGTCACCAATCTATCATTATATTTCAGATTAAGTTCAGACATCGACTCGATGGATTTATTTAAAATTACGTGACCATTGTAAACAGAATCCACATTTATTACCGTGTTAGCAACAATCAATTTAGTTAAATATATCCTTGCCGACGGTTCTTTTCTTACTGCCACTTTTAGGGGATTAATGATAGTATACCCGTCGGTTGTTCCAGCCAATATATTACCATTTTTTAATTTGCAAATCGCATTATTATTGAAATAATCATTTTTAATACCATCTCTAATCGAAAAATTTCTACAAATTCTTATTCTATTGTTATTATCCAACATGATAACAGACAGCCCTTTACTGGTAGTTACCCATATATTATGTGAATTGTCCTCCGCAATTCCTCTAATGATATTACCACTCAACCCATCTGAAATATCAAAATAAGACAAAGAGTCTTTTTTCAAATCCCAGATTGTAAGTCCTGCATTCGTACCAATCCACAAATGATTTCTGCGATCTTTATATACAATACTAATTTGTAGTTGGTTAAGTTGTTGATTCCCTTTTTTATTTCCTAAAAATACCTGATTTGTATTTTTCTCAATATCAATTATGGTAAGTCCGTAACCAGTGGCTGCATAAATAGTTTTATCTCCATCATAAAACATACCTGAAACAGATCTCGTATCTTTAAATGGAGTTTCAAAATAATTTGTATTATCATTGATATTATATTTATGTATTTTTCCATCTAAAGTTCCAATCCATAAATTTTCATATTTATCCTCAATAATACCCCAGATATTATCTGAAGACAGGTTACTGTTAGTTGTCGTAAAATGCTTCAATTTATTGTGATAGAAGCAATATAAACCATATTGATACGTGCCTATCCATATATGTCCCTTATTATCTTCAAACAATGCAGTTATCGCCGTATTAGGAATTGGTAATTTAATTACAGCATTAGTTTTATAATTTTTTACATATACTCCATCTCCATCGGTCCCCAAAAGTATATTTCCATTACGAAGTTCAACAATCCGACTGATATTCCGACATTTATCGTTTTGCACATTAATGAAATTCTGAAAGCTTTCATTGAAAAAAGAAATTCCATTTTTAATATATCCAACCCATAATGTTCCAGTATTATCAACTAAAATACTAGCTACATAATTTGATGCGATTGAAGTTGGACTTAGTGAGTTTGAAGTAATATTTATCAATGAGCTTGTCGACTTGTCATATAGAAACAATCCCTTATGATCTGTAGCAATCCAAATCTGACCATTATCCCCTTCTACAATTGAAAATATGTTATTCTGTGATTTTATTGAGGAATTTAAATAGATTTTTTGCCATTGAGAAGAATTGGTCTGTCTAAAATTTACATATTCTTCCTTGCCGGAATATAACCACAAACCTCCACCTGAATCAGCAAAGATTTTAGTGCGCTTATTCTGATAATTAAAATCACTCGCTGTTGGCAAAGCTATTATGTTAAACTTGCCGGATTTCTTTTCCATTTGCCAGCAAAAATCCTTGGAATCGACTATGTACAAATTACCTAAATCGTCACTGACTTCAATATTGGAAAAATTAAATTTGGGGGACTTGTAAATATTCAGCTTTTTAGCAGCTACATTGTAGAAATAGATTTGCTTAGGAGTTATAACAAATAAATTCTTTCTCTTATCAACATATATTTTGCGATTGCCATTCGTTTTAACACTTAATTTTTCGAGGATTGGATTTATATCAGTAATAAAATTATCCTTTTCACTGTTATAGACTGCATAACTATCTCCAAAATCAATCCAAATATTTTTAAGCCCATCCTCCTGCAATCCTAATACATTGTTAGCAGTCATTGTATTTGGTATATTAGGTTGGGCTAAAAATGTTTTAAAACCATACCCATCGTATCTGTTTAAACCAAATTCAGTGCCTATCCATAAAAAGCCATGACTATCCCTTAATATTGCCTTTACCGAATTATTTGAAAGTCCATCTTCTGTTGTTAAATGATAGAATGTGTAGGAATTTTCTCCTGAAATATCTATCGAATTTACACCTATCAAGGCGATAATTAAAAACAACTTTATTGCATTCATTTTCATTGTCTATTTTTCAATTAATATTGATTTAACCCGTAGTGCATTTAGAGAAATAGCATAAAAAAAGTTGTTCATGTCGGATAAAATCCGTATATTTATCTGACTACCAATCATATAAATATCATGAAAAACTTCCTAACAAAGTACGAGAAAATTCTCGAGATATTAAAGCAATTTGAGACAAAAAGCAACTTTTTGAACCAAATTCGTTGTCCACGTTTAAGCGATATTGAATTAATCGCTTTAGATATAACGGCAGAATCTCTAAGCATTGATTCAGAATATCAGTTATTTAGGACTCTGCCAAGTCCATTAAGTTCAAAAATTGAACGCAGTGTTTATAATCGTCGAAGACGAAGATTATTTTTTGTAAAAGAGCGAATCCGCAAAGCGTTAGCGGATAAGTTGACTGGTTCTGAAAACTATTTTATCGTTGACAGTATGCCTTTGGAAATTTGCAAATTAAGTCGTTCATCAAGAACTACTATTTGTAAGGAAGACTTTTTGACAAGTCCATCCAAAGGGTATTGTGCTAGTCAGAAGTTGCATTTTTATGGTTACAAGTTACATGCTGTATGTAGTTC is part of the uncultured Bacteroides sp. genome and encodes:
- a CDS encoding IS982 family transposase, which translates into the protein MKNFLTKYEKILEILKQFETKSNFLNQIRCPRLSDIELIALDITAESLSIDSEYQLFRTLPSPLSSKIERSVYNRRRRRLFFVKERIRKALADKLTGSENYFIVDSMPLEICKLSRSSRTTICKEDFLTSPSKGYCASQKLHFYGYKLHAVCSSTGVFTNFELTQAAVHDIHFLKNIKNNLSSCVLIGDKGYLSADYQLDLFTSNQIRLEVPMRVNQHDYQKQPYLFRKTRKRIETLFSQLCDQFMIRRNYAKSFDGYKTRILSKITAVTVIQMINKSLNRNINNLKSLVV
- a CDS encoding two-component regulator propeller domain-containing protein; its protein translation is MNAIKLFLIIALIGVNSIDISGENSYTFYHLTTEDGLSNNSVKAILRDSHGFLWIGTEFGLNRYDGYGFKTFLAQPNIPNTMTANNVLGLQEDGLKNIWIDFGDSYAVYNSEKDNFITDINPILEKLSVKTNGNRKIYVDKRKNLFVITPKQIYFYNVAAKKLNIYKSPKFNFSNIEVSDDLGNLYIVDSKDFCWQMEKKSGKFNIIALPTASDFNYQNKRTKIFADSGGGLWLYSGKEEYVNFRQTNSSQWQKIYLNSSIKSQNNIFSIVEGDNGQIWIATDHKGLFLYDKSTSSLINITSNSLSPTSIASNYVASILVDNTGTLWVGYIKNGISFFNESFQNFINVQNDKCRNISRIVELRNGNILLGTDGDGVYVKNYKTNAVIKLPIPNTAITALFEDNKGHIWIGTYQYGLYCFYHNKLKHFTTTNSNLSSDNIWGIIEDKYENLWIGTLDGKIHKYNINDNTNYFETPFKDTRSVSGMFYDGDKTIYAATGYGLTIIDIEKNTNQVFLGNKKGNQQLNQLQISIVYKDRRNHLWIGTNAGLTIWDLKKDSLSYFDISDGLSGNIIRGIAEDNSHNIWVTTSKGLSVIMLDNNNRIRICRNFSIRDGIKNDYFNNNAICKLKNGNILAGTTDGYTIINPLKVAVRKEPSARIYLTKLIVANTVINVDSVYNGHVILNKSIESMSELNLKYNDRLVTLEFTTVDLINANKVKYRYKIDGFTNQWVTTIRNEIVITSLPTGKYRLLIEACNSEGIWNNEAKVLLINVAPPFYYSSWAVMLYILVALAIVLFLIYRGQRRHQMKLEQQINEMKLRFFTNISHDLRTPLTLIITPLQTLLKDITDDSLKKKLEVMFKNAQQLLSLINSLLDFRKLDVGAEVLHLKPGNIVDLVREIYSLFAVYATERKINFILNNSHENLWVEYDQDKMYKSIVNLLSNAFKYTPNGGIIKLNLFIVETDVCISVSDNGIGISNEDKELVFNRFYQTSNNSRKTGSGIGLHIVSEYIKLHKGSIDITDNKPSGCIFTLRFPLIETTAVKVTSEDEYVEEYQDPQHEEIYPQMPVLLFVDDNQDLCEFIHDNLMNDYSVLIANDGQEALAFLTQNDVNIVVSDIMMPVMDGIELCRQIKTNIEWSHIPVILLTAKTADEHKIEGLEIGADDYVTKPFNLDILKLRILKFFEWSLKSHKTFNQKLEVKPSEITISSLDEKLIEKAIQTVETNIGDPDFSVEVLCEVLGLSHSHLYRKLIAITGKSPLEFIKLVRLKRGKQLLEKSQLQISQIAFQVGFNSPKRFAKQFREEFGMSPSEYVRTLKQDEIE